A part of Paenibacillus donghaensis genomic DNA contains:
- a CDS encoding cellobiose phosphorylase: protein MSNYYFDSGSFVMEQFHEGKPFASFLPGIAGLKGIPMWTFYVNRGQGVCGFGVRDKNSPIMEFSPANISYKNVASSGFRSFIKIARQSEIYEPFQSARPDPSALRRMTILQNGLTIEETHSGHGLRTTVHYFNLPHEDFAALVRRVEVENIGGADIELELLDGLPEILPYGVENSGYKEMGNLLRSWMDVYNLELGIPFYKLRSSTNDEAEMHAITNGHFYLPFTAEGERLTPLVDFELVFGGNTSLAYPDGFAALPLAELIGLPQYPVNKVPCGFSGTARKLAPGGKLVINSLIGHVNDIEKINRKADFLCRDEYITLKAREAAELTEELTTDIATRTSSALFDAYCRQSYLDNFLRGGYPFVFDNGGEGFVVHLYSRKHGDMERDYNFFSLAPEYYSQGNGNFRDMNQNRRNDVFFNPQVGSFNIRMFYSLIQLDGYNPLSVQGTTFSILPGKQAALKEWIGHSAADHQQELEKLCGSRFTPGALVNYIADHGIALLVEEQEFLTGILSLSEQNIEAAFGEGFWSDHWTYNMDLIEGYLDIYPELKQELLFGDGTYTFYDSPAYVLPRSEKYVISGGKVRQYGALLEDEEKLHRLKRKASETHWLRTEGGHGAVYQTNLFVKMLSLALAKFATLDPYGMGVEMEGNKPGWNDAMNGLPGLFGSGMSETFELKRMIVFMLDVLDTAAGGQAAVMPEEMARLLEQVDQAVSAVLDGELAQFSYWDTVASAREIYREQIRFGISGVTAEVELGKIRDILSRFLQRIEEGITRAVALGNGLAPTYLCFEAVRFQPVVDAEGEPVLSGYGLPKAVVEEFEVRALPYFLEGPARWLKTLKNPVQAKEIYQRVKRSELFDPVTSMYRTSVPLDEETNEIGRIRAFTAGWQERESNFLHMSYKYLLALLKSGLYEEFYAEMKTSLIPFLDPAVYGRSTLENSSFIATGGNPDPGNHGRGFVARLSGSTAEFLSMWRSMMAGSHLFTVENGELVLSLSPALPGWLFDEQGNVSFMLLGRTEVTYQNALHADTFGENGAVIQSLKLSYRDGGHTEVSGAVIRGAEAEAVRRGEVAAIMAVLG from the coding sequence ATGAGCAATTATTATTTTGATTCAGGTTCATTTGTGATGGAGCAATTCCATGAAGGCAAGCCGTTCGCCAGCTTTCTGCCGGGCATCGCCGGTCTGAAGGGGATTCCGATGTGGACGTTCTATGTGAACCGGGGTCAGGGTGTATGCGGTTTTGGCGTGCGGGATAAGAACTCGCCGATCATGGAATTCTCCCCCGCCAATATCTCTTACAAGAATGTGGCATCCTCCGGCTTCCGAAGCTTCATCAAAATTGCCAGGCAGTCCGAAATCTATGAGCCGTTCCAGTCGGCCCGGCCAGACCCGTCTGCCCTACGGCGGATGACGATTCTGCAGAATGGTCTGACCATTGAAGAAACCCACTCAGGACATGGGCTGAGAACAACCGTTCATTATTTTAATCTGCCGCATGAGGATTTTGCTGCGCTGGTACGGCGGGTGGAGGTTGAGAATATTGGCGGAGCGGATATTGAGCTGGAGTTGCTGGACGGACTGCCGGAGATTCTTCCTTACGGCGTGGAGAACAGCGGATATAAAGAAATGGGCAATTTGCTGCGCAGTTGGATGGATGTGTACAATCTGGAGCTGGGCATCCCCTTCTACAAGCTGCGTTCCAGTACCAATGATGAGGCGGAGATGCATGCCATTACGAATGGACATTTCTATTTGCCGTTTACTGCGGAGGGCGAACGGCTGACGCCGCTGGTAGATTTCGAATTGGTCTTCGGCGGCAATACCTCGCTCGCTTACCCGGACGGCTTCGCCGCTCTGCCGCTTGCAGAGCTTATCGGTCTGCCGCAATATCCCGTGAACAAGGTGCCCTGCGGCTTCAGCGGCACGGCACGCAAGCTGGCTCCGGGCGGCAAGCTGGTCATTAACAGCCTGATTGGTCATGTTAATGACATCGAGAAGATCAACCGCAAAGCAGACTTCCTCTGCCGTGACGAATACATCACGCTGAAGGCCCGCGAGGCGGCTGAATTGACGGAGGAGCTGACCACGGACATTGCAACCCGTACCTCGTCAGCCCTGTTCGATGCTTATTGCAGACAGTCCTACCTAGACAATTTCTTGCGCGGGGGTTACCCGTTTGTTTTTGACAACGGGGGCGAAGGTTTCGTCGTTCACCTCTATTCACGCAAGCATGGCGACATGGAACGGGATTATAATTTCTTCTCGCTGGCCCCTGAATATTATTCGCAGGGCAATGGCAACTTCAGGGACATGAACCAGAACCGCCGCAACGATGTATTCTTCAACCCGCAGGTCGGCAGCTTCAATATCAGGATGTTCTACAGCCTGATCCAGCTGGACGGCTACAATCCGCTGAGTGTGCAGGGCACGACCTTCTCCATTCTGCCGGGCAAGCAGGCAGCGCTTAAGGAGTGGATCGGCCACTCGGCCGCCGATCACCAGCAAGAGCTGGAGAAGCTGTGTGGTTCCCGGTTCACGCCAGGCGCGCTGGTCAACTATATCGCCGATCATGGCATAGCGCTGCTGGTGGAGGAGCAGGAATTCCTCACTGGCATCCTGTCCCTCTCCGAGCAGAATATCGAAGCCGCCTTCGGCGAGGGGTTCTGGTCGGATCACTGGACCTATAACATGGATCTGATTGAAGGGTATCTGGATATCTACCCCGAGTTGAAGCAGGAACTGCTGTTTGGAGACGGGACTTATACTTTCTATGACAGCCCGGCCTATGTGCTGCCGCGCAGTGAGAAGTATGTAATCAGCGGCGGGAAGGTCCGCCAGTACGGGGCGCTGCTGGAGGATGAGGAGAAGCTGCACCGGCTGAAACGCAAGGCCAGCGAGACGCATTGGCTGCGTACGGAAGGCGGACATGGCGCTGTTTATCAGACGAATCTGTTCGTCAAGATGCTGTCGCTTGCCCTAGCCAAATTCGCCACTCTTGATCCTTATGGCATGGGTGTGGAGATGGAGGGCAATAAGCCGGGCTGGAACGATGCCATGAACGGACTGCCGGGATTGTTCGGCTCGGGGATGAGCGAAACCTTTGAGCTGAAGCGGATGATCGTCTTTATGCTGGATGTGTTGGACACTGCGGCAGGAGGGCAAGCAGCGGTAATGCCAGAGGAGATGGCCCGGCTGCTGGAGCAGGTGGATCAGGCGGTATCCGCAGTATTGGACGGCGAGCTTGCCCAGTTCAGCTATTGGGATACCGTAGCTTCCGCCCGCGAAATATACCGGGAGCAGATTCGCTTCGGCATTAGCGGAGTGACGGCTGAAGTGGAGCTTGGGAAGATCCGCGATATTCTGTCACGGTTCCTGCAGCGGATTGAAGAGGGAATTACGCGTGCGGTAGCCTTGGGCAACGGACTTGCGCCGACCTACCTCTGCTTCGAGGCTGTACGCTTCCAGCCGGTGGTGGACGCTGAAGGAGAGCCGGTACTGAGCGGATACGGCCTGCCGAAGGCTGTGGTTGAGGAATTTGAGGTGCGTGCGCTGCCGTATTTCCTGGAGGGGCCGGCCCGCTGGCTGAAGACACTCAAGAATCCTGTGCAGGCGAAAGAAATCTATCAGCGGGTGAAGAGAAGCGAGCTGTTTGATCCGGTTACCTCCATGTACCGCACCTCTGTGCCGCTGGATGAGGAGACGAACGAGATTGGACGGATACGTGCCTTCACCGCCGGCTGGCAGGAGCGTGAATCCAACTTCCTGCATATGTCCTATAAATATTTGCTGGCGCTGCTGAAGTCGGGACTGTATGAGGAGTTCTACGCTGAAATGAAGACATCGTTGATTCCCTTCCTGGACCCGGCCGTTTACGGACGCAGCACGCTGGAGAACTCCTCGTTCATTGCAACCGGTGGCAATCCGGATCCGGGGAACCACGGCAGAGGATTCGTAGCCCGACTTAGCGGCTCGACCGCAGAGTTCCTCAGCATGTGGCGGAGCATGATGGCGGGCAGCCATCTGTTCACGGTGGAGAACGGAGAACTGGTGTTGTCCCTGTCCCCGGCGCTGCCAGGCTGGCTGTTCGACGAACAAGGAAACGTCTCCTTCATGCTTCTTGGTCGAACAGAGGTAACCTATCAGAATGCGCTGCATGCTGATACCTTCGGCGAGAATGGAGCCGTTATTCAGAGTCTGAAGCTGAGCTACCGCGATGGGGGCCATACTGAAGTAAGCGGAGCCGTAATTCGTGGAGCGGAGGCAGAGGCTGTGCGCCGGGGTGAGGTGGCGGCGATTATGGCAGTGCTGGGCTAA
- a CDS encoding ABC transporter permease: MENKKVAGAQPALAPLTSPNFETGSGKRSSLWKRLVAQRHLQIMALLGVVWMIIFNYIPMYGIIIAFKEFNIVKSISEAPWVGLTHFREFLDDDNLVNVIRNTLGISLIKLFIGFPLPIIFALFLNEIRNVRFKKSIQTISYLPHFLSWVVLGGILATWLADVGIINNILLALHLIDQPISYLAEPSYFWTIVISSDIWKELGWSAIIYLAAISGVSPEMYEAATIDGAGRFQKMFYVTLPSIKSTIGILFILAVSGVLNSNFDQILVLRNSLNDSASNVIDYYVYYTGILNGRFSYSTAVGLLKSVIAMVLLVIANQVSKKINDTSLF, encoded by the coding sequence ATGGAGAATAAAAAAGTTGCCGGGGCACAACCGGCTCTGGCGCCGCTGACTTCGCCTAATTTCGAAACCGGTTCAGGTAAACGGAGTTCGCTGTGGAAGAGGCTCGTAGCCCAGAGGCATCTGCAGATCATGGCGTTGCTTGGCGTAGTTTGGATGATTATATTCAACTACATTCCGATGTACGGGATCATCATCGCGTTCAAGGAATTCAACATCGTCAAGAGCATCTCGGAAGCGCCTTGGGTAGGGCTCACACACTTCCGGGAATTTCTCGACGATGATAATCTGGTAAATGTCATCCGCAATACGCTGGGCATTAGCTTGATCAAGCTGTTCATCGGTTTTCCGCTGCCGATCATCTTTGCCCTGTTTCTGAATGAGATCCGTAATGTGCGCTTCAAAAAAAGTATTCAGACAATTTCCTATCTGCCGCATTTTCTCTCCTGGGTTGTGCTTGGCGGTATCCTGGCCACGTGGTTGGCCGATGTGGGAATTATCAACAATATTCTGCTGGCGCTTCATCTGATTGATCAGCCGATATCCTATCTGGCCGAACCGAGCTATTTCTGGACGATCGTGATTTCCTCGGATATCTGGAAAGAGCTGGGCTGGTCTGCGATCATCTATCTGGCGGCCATCTCCGGGGTATCCCCCGAGATGTATGAGGCGGCGACGATTGACGGAGCCGGACGTTTTCAGAAAATGTTCTATGTGACGCTGCCTTCCATCAAGTCGACCATCGGCATTCTGTTCATTCTGGCGGTCAGCGGTGTGCTGAACTCCAACTTCGACCAGATTCTGGTGCTGCGCAACTCCTTGAATGACAGTGCCAGCAATGTAATTGATTATTACGTGTATTATACCGGGATTCTGAACGGCCGCTTCTCGTATTCCACCGCTGTTGGATTGCTGAAGTCGGTGATCGCGATGGTTCTGCTGGTGATTGCCAACCAGGTATCCAAAAAAATCAACGACACCTCGTTGTTCTAG
- a CDS encoding carbohydrate ABC transporter permease, with product MFALNRKTKGEALFDIINNILMLCICFITLYPIWYVLVNAFNNGNDAMQGGIYWWPRMFTLENFKAVFESPGIMQSMWITVAKTLIGVVAHVFFTAMVAYAFSRRNLIGGRFYMILGTITMFFGGGLIPSFLLIRDLHLLENFMVYIIPVLFSFFDLIIFMTFFREIPDGLEEAARIDGANDWSIFLRVVLPVSMPVIATIALFHGVYQWNDYFTGMIYINNESLQPIQTYLYRVVAQSSSSQMMVAVQGSAATKTVTSQSIKLATMVVTTLPIVFVYPFLQRYFVKGMMIGSIKG from the coding sequence ATGTTTGCACTGAACCGTAAGACTAAAGGCGAAGCGCTGTTTGACATTATCAATAATATCCTGATGTTATGTATTTGCTTCATTACGCTATACCCGATCTGGTATGTGCTGGTTAATGCCTTCAACAACGGCAATGATGCCATGCAGGGGGGCATCTACTGGTGGCCGCGGATGTTTACGCTGGAGAACTTCAAGGCTGTGTTCGAAAGTCCCGGCATTATGCAGTCCATGTGGATTACGGTCGCTAAGACGCTGATCGGCGTAGTAGCCCATGTATTTTTCACGGCAATGGTTGCTTATGCCTTCTCCCGCAGAAATCTGATCGGCGGCAGATTCTATATGATCCTGGGAACGATTACGATGTTCTTCGGCGGCGGGCTGATCCCTTCCTTCCTGCTGATCCGCGATCTGCACCTGCTGGAGAATTTCATGGTGTATATTATTCCGGTATTGTTCAGTTTCTTTGATCTCATTATCTTCATGACCTTCTTCCGTGAGATTCCCGATGGACTAGAGGAAGCAGCGAGAATTGACGGGGCCAATGACTGGTCGATCTTTCTGCGGGTGGTCCTGCCGGTGTCGATGCCGGTAATTGCCACAATTGCGCTGTTCCACGGGGTCTATCAATGGAATGATTATTTCACGGGGATGATCTATATCAACAACGAGAGTCTGCAGCCTATACAGACCTATCTCTACCGCGTTGTGGCCCAGTCCAGCTCGTCCCAGATGATGGTGGCTGTGCAGGGCAGCGCCGCTACCAAGACGGTCACCTCCCAATCGATCAAGCTGGCGACCATGGTGGTCACCACGCTGCCAATCGTCTTCGTCTATCCGTTCCTGCAGCGTTATTTCGTCAAAGGGATGATGATTGGTTCAATCAAGGGGTAA
- a CDS encoding extracellular solute-binding protein — protein sequence MGINRKPKKMLVTLLALMMTLSAAGCSSGNNTNNGAKASNEPAATTAADATAAPVNADEPGWKSDTSPITFDWYLNFAWFPNKWGVDPTSQYITKKTGVNLNFIVPAGNENEKLNTLIASGSLPDFITLGFWEDAVKKMVEGELVLPLNKLAEEYDPYFFKVSDADKLGWYTETDGNVYAYPNSSSSPADYKKYGENYVSNQTFVVRKDIYEAIGSPDMRTPEGFVNALKLAKEKFPDINGQPMIPLALHEFTATGNDSLEAYIQNYLAIPREKDGKLYNRETDPEYIRWMKTLRQANQDGLLAKDIFIDKRPQMEEKIAQGRYFAMLYQRTDFAAQLGTLHQQDPNKVYIAVDGPANANLDAPRLNGPGISGWTVTLISKDVKDKERAIKFLSYLNSEEGNKDLYLGEKGVSYDTIDGKDQFKPEVFELMNKDRSAFDKQYGSSFTFWMLQNTNITDQWAPKSVEPFKQLEDWTKGKTHSNSEFDQIDPLGNSPEGIIGAKIKELRGKTLPKLLMSASDEEFDKIWTEYIKKQEDLGLSKFQAFQQTKYEENKKKLGM from the coding sequence ATGGGGATAAATCGTAAGCCCAAAAAAATGCTGGTGACACTGCTGGCACTGATGATGACGCTGAGCGCAGCAGGCTGCTCCAGCGGCAATAACACGAATAACGGAGCGAAGGCAAGCAATGAGCCTGCTGCTACCACAGCGGCTGACGCTACAGCTGCACCGGTTAACGCAGATGAGCCTGGCTGGAAATCCGACACTTCACCGATTACTTTTGACTGGTACCTGAACTTCGCCTGGTTCCCGAACAAATGGGGAGTGGACCCAACCTCCCAATACATCACCAAAAAAACAGGGGTTAACCTGAATTTCATCGTTCCTGCAGGCAATGAGAATGAGAAGCTGAACACGCTGATTGCTTCCGGCAGCCTGCCCGATTTCATCACGCTGGGCTTCTGGGAAGATGCCGTGAAGAAGATGGTTGAAGGCGAGCTGGTGCTGCCGCTCAATAAGCTGGCTGAAGAATATGATCCCTATTTCTTCAAGGTATCCGATGCCGACAAGCTGGGCTGGTATACTGAAACGGATGGTAACGTATACGCTTATCCAAACTCCTCTTCCTCTCCGGCAGATTATAAGAAATACGGTGAGAACTATGTATCCAACCAGACCTTCGTGGTCCGTAAGGATATCTATGAAGCGATTGGAAGCCCGGACATGCGCACTCCGGAAGGATTTGTGAATGCGCTTAAGTTGGCGAAGGAGAAATTCCCGGATATTAATGGACAGCCGATGATTCCGCTCGCCCTGCATGAATTCACAGCAACCGGCAACGACTCGCTGGAAGCTTATATTCAGAACTATCTGGCTATTCCGCGTGAGAAGGACGGCAAGCTGTATAACCGTGAGACCGATCCTGAGTATATCCGCTGGATGAAGACGCTTCGCCAGGCGAACCAGGATGGGCTGCTCGCCAAGGACATCTTCATTGACAAACGTCCGCAGATGGAAGAGAAGATTGCCCAAGGCCGCTACTTCGCCATGCTGTATCAACGGACTGATTTTGCAGCACAGCTAGGAACGCTGCATCAGCAAGACCCGAATAAGGTGTATATCGCTGTCGACGGGCCGGCCAACGCCAATCTGGATGCGCCACGTCTGAACGGCCCCGGCATCTCCGGCTGGACGGTAACCCTGATCTCCAAGGATGTGAAGGATAAAGAGCGGGCCATTAAGTTCCTCAGCTATCTGAACAGTGAAGAGGGCAATAAAGACCTGTACCTGGGCGAAAAAGGCGTCAGCTATGATACGATTGACGGCAAGGACCAATTTAAGCCGGAAGTCTTCGAGCTGATGAATAAAGACCGCTCCGCATTCGACAAGCAATATGGCTCCTCGTTCACCTTCTGGATGCTGCAGAATACCAATATTACCGATCAATGGGCACCTAAATCGGTGGAGCCCTTCAAACAGCTGGAAGACTGGACGAAAGGCAAGACCCACAGTAATTCCGAGTTTGACCAGATTGATCCACTTGGCAATTCCCCTGAAGGTATTATTGGTGCTAAAATTAAAGAGCTGCGCGGCAAAACCCTGCCGAAGCTGCTGATGTCCGCATCCGACGAGGAATTCGACAAGATCTGGACCGAATATATCAAGAAGCAAGAGGATCTGGGGCTGTCCAAGTTCCAGGCATTCCAACAGACGAAATACGAAGAGAACAAGAAGAAACTCGGTATGTAA
- a CDS encoding cache domain-containing sensor histidine kinase → MKSNKDRAAVWSSFMYWWGRRSLQSRLLAAYIFIVLGPCLMVSVYSYQAINNTYMRDAIAKNSYVLDMEKQHIFNQVEAMERAVQMAYEDKEVVDYLTNASEPELEKLVEFNTGTLVNMARIQYNNPNIEHLRLYSKSTKLHEISPIVFREERVAGEPWFQKAMKLEGRQSWSYLSNDPDLMQRFIGQTSRPTPKVSLLREMNRPTGNHIGMFQVDMLLERFTPRTYAAAQDNQTQMFLVDEEQQIFTRRDPSFLKDNPRMAEAIQTRLQAYRETGEWNIHYTENGHSFLLLFTPLDRIHAYLLNVVSMEEIMKDISNTRNLIIGANVGFIVLLSVIAYVLNAFILKNLRLLTDTMKKVRRGEAYSGILIKGGGEVGELAHHFSKLMNTINTLVAQAVHKQALSKEAELRTLHNQIDAHFLYNTLENIKMKAEIEDQRAISDALTSLGGMMRYNFKWSGEYVKLRDEIRHIENYIEVMNIRFEHPVQLKLHIEAIYLELEVLKMSLQPIVENSVKHAWSTGDEEAENRMIRIEVSEADGEIVIAVHDNGTGLATEKLSALRTTLYAPEEQADDFSGSREGGRRAGGIGLRNVHQRLQLFYGEVYGLEIHSEAGSWTTVFMTLPKVLLTGDPER, encoded by the coding sequence GTGAAATCGAACAAAGACAGAGCCGCCGTATGGAGTTCATTTATGTACTGGTGGGGGAGGCGTTCCCTGCAGAGCCGGCTGCTGGCCGCATATATATTCATTGTTCTTGGACCTTGCCTGATGGTGTCGGTCTATTCCTACCAGGCGATTAATAACACGTATATGCGTGATGCGATCGCTAAGAACAGCTATGTGCTGGACATGGAGAAGCAGCATATTTTTAATCAGGTTGAAGCGATGGAGCGGGCCGTGCAGATGGCCTATGAAGACAAGGAAGTTGTTGATTACCTTACGAATGCAAGCGAGCCTGAACTGGAGAAGCTGGTGGAGTTCAACACCGGAACTCTAGTAAATATGGCACGCATCCAATATAACAATCCCAACATTGAGCATTTACGCTTGTATTCGAAAAGCACGAAGCTGCATGAGATTTCACCGATTGTGTTCCGGGAAGAGCGTGTAGCGGGTGAGCCGTGGTTTCAGAAGGCGATGAAACTGGAGGGGCGGCAGTCCTGGTCGTATCTGAGTAATGATCCCGATCTGATGCAGCGCTTCATAGGTCAGACGTCCAGACCCACCCCCAAAGTATCGCTGCTGCGGGAGATGAACCGGCCGACAGGCAACCATATCGGCATGTTTCAGGTCGACATGCTGCTGGAGCGGTTTACACCGAGGACGTATGCTGCAGCACAGGATAACCAGACTCAGATGTTCCTGGTGGACGAGGAGCAGCAGATATTTACCAGGCGGGACCCTTCTTTTCTCAAGGATAACCCACGGATGGCTGAAGCGATCCAGACCCGGCTGCAGGCCTACAGGGAAACCGGAGAATGGAACATTCACTATACGGAGAACGGCCATTCGTTTCTGCTGCTCTTCACCCCGCTGGATCGAATTCATGCGTATCTGCTCAATGTAGTTTCCATGGAAGAAATCATGAAGGATATTTCCAACACAAGGAATCTGATTATCGGGGCCAACGTCGGATTTATTGTGCTGTTAAGTGTGATTGCCTATGTGCTGAATGCTTTTATTCTGAAGAATCTGCGTCTGTTGACTGATACGATGAAAAAAGTGCGCCGGGGAGAGGCCTACAGCGGGATTCTGATTAAAGGCGGGGGCGAAGTGGGCGAGCTGGCCCATCACTTCTCGAAGCTGATGAATACGATCAACACGCTGGTAGCCCAGGCGGTGCACAAACAGGCGCTGTCCAAGGAAGCCGAGCTGCGGACCTTGCATAATCAGATTGATGCCCACTTCCTGTATAATACCCTGGAGAATATCAAGATGAAGGCCGAAATTGAAGATCAACGGGCGATTTCCGATGCGCTCACCTCTCTGGGCGGAATGATGCGTTATAACTTCAAATGGTCCGGGGAATATGTGAAGCTGCGGGATGAGATCCGCCATATCGAGAATTACATTGAGGTTATGAATATCCGCTTCGAACATCCGGTACAGCTGAAGCTTCATATTGAAGCCATTTATCTGGAGCTGGAGGTGCTGAAGATGTCTCTGCAGCCGATTGTGGAGAACAGTGTGAAGCATGCCTGGTCCACGGGCGACGAGGAAGCGGAGAACCGGATGATTCGGATTGAGGTGTCAGAGGCGGATGGCGAGATTGTCATCGCCGTTCATGATAACGGCACCGGTCTTGCGACTGAGAAATTGTCAGCGCTGCGCACCACGCTCTATGCTCCCGAGGAACAGGCGGACGATTTCAGCGGATCACGGGAGGGCGGACGCCGGGCTGGCGGCATTGGACTACGGAATGTGCACCAGCGTCTGCAATTGTTCTATGGCGAGGTTTATGGGCTGGAAATACACAGCGAAGCGGGAAGCTGGACAACGGTCTTTATGACCCTGCCCAAAGTTCTTTTGACGGGAGACCCAGAGCGATGA
- a CDS encoding response regulator, producing MIKLLIVDDEKMIRQGLKTMIEREYPGVYRIEMAGNGAEALERFRQEPADILITDIRMPVMDGITLLERLAAGAGNGVEPAVVILSGYDDFEYAKSAIRYRVKDYLLKPIRRDELFGSLERIIKEREQQGLEARRMELETESYRKELRTSRLRSLLMLGEGQPEPEVQAELEQLRLPFIVGVLNYHYTDGTRMKPGEVQGMLERLSGRLDQRFTEILTDWEGKLVLIGQDKTCFLELAAKAEARELKGLVIGISGTGLLPAELRTCYKEACRALQYAFLYPQAGFIDFEEIVENRLRFPVPEEELRKLLNMLGTGREKEMKQLLAVIFQTEHLNDLDLSYLEAAGRSMNERVLDEVFRIHGEASVEVLKLYRTVGNMYNFRHFHDYYRALEHLLISVGDYIMGVRSVHTEHADMKEALNYINTHYARPLNMAMVSNHVSLNYSYFSEAFKAYTGESFVVYLKKVRIEHAKQLLAKGSHRLAEVSEAVGIENSKQFARVFRELEGISPAEYRAKLML from the coding sequence ATGATTAAACTGCTGATTGTAGATGATGAGAAAATGATCCGCCAGGGTCTGAAAACCATGATTGAGCGGGAATATCCCGGTGTGTACAGGATTGAGATGGCCGGAAACGGCGCGGAGGCGCTGGAGCGGTTCCGGCAAGAGCCGGCAGATATCCTGATTACGGATATTCGGATGCCGGTTATGGATGGAATTACCCTGCTGGAACGTCTGGCTGCCGGGGCGGGAAACGGAGTGGAGCCGGCAGTTGTGATTCTGAGCGGCTATGATGATTTCGAATATGCCAAAAGCGCGATCCGTTACCGGGTGAAGGACTATCTGCTGAAGCCGATCCGCCGCGATGAGCTGTTCGGCAGTCTGGAACGGATCATCAAGGAGCGGGAGCAGCAGGGACTTGAGGCCCGCCGGATGGAACTGGAGACGGAGAGCTACCGCAAGGAGCTGCGGACCAGCAGGCTGCGCAGCCTGCTGATGCTGGGTGAGGGCCAGCCGGAGCCTGAGGTGCAGGCAGAGCTGGAGCAGCTTCGGTTGCCTTTTATCGTAGGCGTGCTGAATTATCATTATACTGACGGCACCCGCATGAAGCCGGGAGAGGTGCAGGGCATGCTGGAGCGGTTGTCCGGACGCCTCGACCAGAGGTTTACGGAGATCCTGACAGACTGGGAGGGCAAGCTGGTATTGATCGGGCAAGACAAGACCTGCTTCCTTGAGCTGGCTGCTAAGGCTGAAGCCAGGGAATTGAAGGGGCTTGTAATCGGGATCAGCGGAACGGGCTTGCTGCCGGCAGAGCTGCGTACCTGCTATAAGGAAGCCTGCCGGGCGTTACAATATGCTTTTCTGTACCCTCAGGCGGGATTTATCGACTTCGAGGAGATTGTGGAGAACCGGCTAAGGTTTCCTGTGCCCGAGGAGGAACTGCGCAAGCTGCTGAATATGCTGGGCACCGGCCGGGAGAAGGAGATGAAGCAGCTGCTGGCGGTGATTTTTCAGACAGAGCACCTGAACGATCTGGACCTCTCCTACCTGGAGGCGGCGGGCCGCAGTATGAATGAGCGTGTGCTGGATGAAGTGTTCCGCATTCATGGGGAGGCTTCGGTTGAAGTGTTGAAGCTGTACCGTACCGTAGGCAATATGTATAACTTTCGCCATTTCCATGACTACTACCGGGCGCTTGAACATCTGCTGATCAGTGTGGGCGATTATATTATGGGCGTAAGATCGGTGCATACCGAGCATGCGGATATGAAGGAGGCGCTAAATTATATCAACACCCACTATGCCCGGCCGCTGAATATGGCGATGGTCAGCAATCATGTTTCGCTGAATTATTCCTATTTCAGTGAGGCCTTCAAGGCCTACACGGGAGAGAGCTTCGTGGTGTATCTCAAAAAAGTGCGTATAGAGCACGCCAAGCAGCTGCTGGCTAAAGGCAGTCATCGGCTGGCAGAGGTTTCGGAAGCGGTAGGCATCGAGAACAGCAAGCAGTTCGCCCGCGTCTTCCGGGAGCTGGAGGGCATCTCGCCCGCTGAATACCGGGCCAAATTAATGTTATAA
- a CDS encoding histidine phosphatase family protein, with amino-acid sequence MNLTTTIYLTRHGETEWNVQQRMQGHQDSPLTALGVKQAEWLSRGLLREPIDVIYTSPSRRTQRTAEIIRGEREIPVYPAEAFMEIGMGPWEGRNTAELREAYAEPYRNFWEDPGKFEVEGGETFAQVQARALEKLQEILLAHEGQSVLIVTHTVVIKLLMAYWEQRNLLQLWDLPYIYPTCLCQIEFAGGTPRILLHGDTSHYEESEAGMEG; translated from the coding sequence ATGAATCTAACCACCACCATTTATTTGACCCGCCATGGGGAGACGGAATGGAACGTGCAGCAGCGTATGCAAGGCCATCAGGATTCACCGCTTACCGCGCTTGGAGTGAAGCAGGCGGAGTGGCTGAGCCGCGGGCTGCTCCGGGAGCCGATCGACGTGATCTATACCAGCCCGAGCCGCCGCACGCAGCGGACGGCCGAAATTATACGGGGGGAGCGGGAGATTCCGGTGTATCCGGCGGAAGCTTTTATGGAGATAGGCATGGGCCCGTGGGAAGGCAGGAATACAGCGGAACTGAGGGAAGCATATGCTGAGCCATACCGCAACTTCTGGGAAGATCCCGGGAAATTCGAGGTGGAGGGCGGAGAGACTTTCGCGCAGGTACAGGCCCGGGCGCTGGAGAAGCTGCAGGAGATTCTGCTGGCTCATGAAGGCCAGTCGGTCTTGATTGTTACCCATACGGTGGTAATCAAGCTGCTGATGGCGTACTGGGAACAGCGGAACCTGCTGCAGCTCTGGGATTTGCCCTACATCTACCCAACCTGCTTGTGCCAAATCGAATTCGCCGGTGGGACTCCGCGAATTCTGCTCCACGGCGACACCAGCCATTATGAGGAGAGTGAAGCCGGAATGGAGGGGTAG